Within Haliaeetus albicilla chromosome 29, bHalAlb1.1, whole genome shotgun sequence, the genomic segment GGATCCTCCGGTCCCCGTATCTCCCCGGTAGCAGCATCCCCTGGTCCCGGGATCCTCCGGTCCCGGCGTCAGCCCGGTCCCAGCATCCCCCAGTAACACCATCGACCCAATACCGGCATCTCGCCGGTACCGGCATCTGTCTCCCCGGTACCGGCATCTCCCCGGTTAGCAGCATCTTCCCCCGTACCGGCACGCCACGGTAGCAGCATCCTTCCCCGGTACCGCCATCCCCCGGTACCGCCATCACCGGGTACCAGCGTCCCTCCGGTACCGGTACCGACATCCCTCCGGTACCGACATCCCCCCGGTCCCGACATCCCCCCCGGTCCCGACACCCCCCCCGGTCCCAGCATCCCCCCGGTACCGACATTCCCTCCGGTACCGACACCGACACCCCCTCGGTACCGGTCCCAGCATCCCCCCGGTCCCGGTATCCCCCCGGCCCCATTCCctacacccccaccccccctccccgttaCCGGTCCCGGTTCCCCCCGGCGGCCCCACCCCGGACcggttccccccccctcccctccccggtgCCCTCCCGGTGCCGGGTCCGCTCCCCCCGCCGGTGCCGGTACCTCGGAAGGGGACATAGGACATGGTTCCTCCGCCGCTCGCTTCCCCCGGGCGCCGGTaccgggcggcgcggggggaCCCAGGCGGCCGGGGGagggaccggggcggggggggcgggggcgggcggagggggcggggccggggggctggggggagggaCGCGcgcggggggagggggaggggacacggggggagggggagggggcggggccggggagggggaggggagggaggggaggggggggcgcgGAGGCGGCGGCTTTAAGGGGCTCGGGGGGGACGACAGCGGTGGAACCAGTGGAACCAGTGACACCAGCGGGGACACCAGTGGAACCAGCgacaccagcagcaccagggacaGCAGTGGAACCACGGACAGCGGGGACACCAGTGGAACCAGTGACACCAGCGACAGCGGGGACACCAGTGGAACCAGCaacaccagcagcaccagggacaGCAGTGGAACCACGGACAGCAGTGgaaccagtgacaccagcaacaccagcagcaccagggacagcagggacagcagtggaaccagtgacaccagcgacaggggggacagcagggacaccagtgacaccagggACAGCAGTGGAACCAGCGACAGCAGTGACAGCAGTGACACCAGGGACAGCAGTGACAGCAGTGACACCAGGGACAGCAGTGACACCAGGGACACCAGCAACACCAGTGACAGCAGTGGAACCAGTGACATCAGCGACTCCAgggagaccagcaacagcagtGAAACCAGTGACAGCAGCGGCACCAGTGGCACCAACCAGTGACAGCAGTGGCACCAGTGGCACCAGTGACAGCAGGGACACCAGGGACAGCAGTGGAACCAGGGACTCCAGGGACACCAGTGGAACCACTGGCACCAGTGACAGCAGGGACACCAGGGACAGCAGTGGAACCAGTGACATCAGGGACAGCAGTGGAACCAGCCACACCAGGGACAGCAATGACACCAGTGGAACCAGTAGCACCAGCAACACCAGCGGCAACAGTGACAACGGTGACACCAGGGACACCACTGACACCAGCGGCAACACTGGCACCAGTGGAGCCAGTAGCACCAGTGTCCCAatcccagtgctcccactgCCCTTCCAGTGTCCCACCATTCCAttccagtgcctcccagttgctcccaggGCCCCATACCAGGGCCTGCCTGTGTCCCCATTGCCCCtatcccagtgctcccagtaaccccagGTCCCCACACCAGTGCCTTGCActgccccatcccagtgtccccagtgctCCCAATCCTCTAATCCCAGTGCCACCAAGTCCCCAGGGTCCCCAGAGTCTCTATCCCAGTGCTTCCAGTGCCACCAGTGCCCCACCCCAGTGTCCTCAGGGTCCCCAGAGTCTCtatcccagtgctcccagagCCACCAGTGCCCCACCCCAGTGTCCTCAGGGTCCCCAGAGTCTCTATCCCAGTGCTTCCAGTGCCACCagtgtccccatcccagtgcccccagtgccccatcccagtgtccccaaggtcCCCAGTCTCTatcccagtcctcccagtgccaccagtgtccccatcccagtgctcccgAGGGCTCCTACACACTCagccctcccagcagctcccagttcACACTGGGGTGAGTGTGAGCGTGCCCAGGGGGGCAGTGAGCATGTGCATGAGATCAAAGCAAGCGTGCGAGGCGGCAGGTGTGCACGAGGGGAGGGTGAGCGTGCAACAGGGGAGTGTGCACAGCACCAGAGTGAGTGTGCGAGGAGGTGAGTGTGCACAGGGGGAGTGTGCAGGGGATCAAAGGGAGTGTGCAAGGAGGTGGGTGTGCACGGGGCGCGTGTGCACGGAACGAGCGTGCGCTGCACCAACCTGAGCGTGCAGAGGGCATGCGCGAGCGTGCGCTGCACAAATGGGAGCGCACGGGGGAGCGTGCGAGGGGTAAGCGGGAGTGTGGACCCAGTGCGTGCGCTGCAGGCACATGAGCGTGTGAGGGACAAGTGTGTGCAGCACGAAGGTGAACGTGCATCAGGTGAGTGTGCAAGGGCTGAGCGTGCCTGGGGGGAGTGTGAGTGTGCAAGGGTGAGGGTGAGTGTGCCCGGGGTGAGCGTGCACTGCACAATGTGATGTGAGTGTGCAAGGAGGTGAGTGTGCCTGGGGCGAGTGTGAGTGTGCCCGGAGCGAGCGTGCATCCCACAAATGTGATGTGAGTGTGCAAGGGGTGAGCGTGAGCCTGTGCAGGGTGAGTGTGGGTGTGCACATGGTGAGTGCAAGTGTGTCCAGAGTGAGTGTGCGCTGCACAAACGTGATGTGAGTGTGCAAGGGGTGAGTGTGAGTGTGCACACAGTGAGTGTGAGTGTTCCCAGGGCGAGTGTGAGTGTGCATGGGGTGAGTGTGCCCAGAGTGAGTGTGAGTGTGCCCAGGGTGAGTGTGCACACAAGCGGTTCTCACACTCCCATGCTCCCGTTGACACTCGCACACTCACATCCACACACTCACACTCACAGCCCCACCCCAAGTCCCACTCACACTCACTCACACTCACACCCCCACGGCGGCTCTGGCCAACCTGGGCTCACGGGTGGGTGTGAGCGTGAGCATGAGCGTGTGCTCAGTGTGCGTGCGGGCACACTGTGGCCCTGAGAGCTGGGGGACGGCCACTCACACTCACACTTACACCCACTCACACACTCCCCCACTCACACCCACTCACGCTCACACTCACACTCGCTCCCACACTTTCCTGCTCACTCCCACTTACACACTCACTCCCACTCACCCACGCCCCCCACTCACACTCACTCCCACTCAATCACACGCTCCCCCACTCACATACACACTCACTCCCACTCACTCCCACCCACTCCCACTCCCACTCATTCACTCCCGCTCCCACTCACTCCCACACTCGCACTCACACCCACACTCAGATGCGCACTCACACTCaacccccactccccctccccctccccaccccactcaCTCTCActcacccccctccccactcaCACTCCCCTCCCCCCATGCTCACACTCgccctcccccacctccccccacccccactccctcccccacactccccctcccctcccccacaCTCACACTGCCTCCCACTcccactcactcccctccccatctcccccccccccccacactccccctcccccactCACTCTCACTCTCACACtcgcccctcccccccttcccctccccccgccaCTTCCGGCCGCGCGCTGacgcgcggggcgggggcgggggcgggggcgtgGCCGCGGTGACGcgccggggggaggggggaaggggcggggccggccgggTCACGTGGGGGCGGCGGCCgagcggcgggagcggcggcgggtacgggagggggagggggggggaacgtggggctgggggggcaaaatggggggcgggggggcagtaTGTGGGGCCAGGGGCtggatgtggggctggggg encodes:
- the LOC138682596 gene encoding dentin sialophosphoprotein-like, with amino-acid sequence MVPPPLASPGRRGTSDTSGDTSGTSDTSSTRDSSGTTDSGDTSGTSDTSDSGDTSGTSNTSSTRDSSGTTDSSGTSDTSNTSSTRDSRDSSGTSDTSDRGDSRDTSDTRDSSGTSDSSDSSDTRDSSDSSDTRDSSDTRDTSNTSDSSGTSDISDSRETSNSSETSDSSGTSGTNQ